A stretch of DNA from Cryptomeria japonica chromosome 4, Sugi_1.0, whole genome shotgun sequence:
TCTCATCTTTAAAGCTTCGTCGGCCCCAAACCCACCCCTTCTCCTCCTTACTACTACTGAAGCTCAACTCAATGTTGGCATTCTTAGTAGACGAAGAGGAAGAAAAGCTAAAcctttctttcttctccaaataaaaGTCCCCTTTGCGATTGAAATCAGCAGGCCTGTCGGCAACAAGAAACCCATCGTCGAGGTCCAGGTCCAGGTCCAGGTCGAGAGCACGCTCCATCTGGCGCTTCTCGTCCTCCGTGAGAAGATGATCATAGTCACTCTCCTCCTTAACATGACTCTGCGAAGGAACTCGCCGTGACTTAAAGCTGAGCATAACATTATGCATGTCATAAACCTTAGCCTTCCAGTTGCCCACCATCTCAGTCTTCTCCTGTCGCCGCCAATTCGACTGCGGAACAAGGAGCGCCCCCGTGACATCAATACCAGGCCTGTAAACATTAGAATGGGTCATGGCCGCAGCCTCATTAACAACCTCTGCATCCGAGGGAGGAACACCAGCATCCTCAAATGCATTCATAATCTCCTTATCCTTATGGGACAACATCAGGAGCGACCCAGGAGCGATTCCCCTGCCGCCCTCCCCCAAAAACAGAAAACTCTGCTGTGATCGCTGAATTTTAAACCCATCAAAGCCCGCCAGAGTAGTATCAGCTCTAAGATTAGCATCCCGCTTCCAAATTTTATAAGTATCAGAGGGGGCAATGCGGCCGATGAATGGAATGACGGAGCTTTCGAAGTGAAAACCGATCTCCATATAAAAATCCCTCATTCGCCTCATACAGGCAATGAGCCGAGGCAAACGCCTGCACCATTTAGCCCACGCCATGGGCTGGTAATGCTTCATGATGATCATCGCAATGTGATCGCGCCGCGCACAGATTGCCTCCTGCAGAGCACTCCACCCCTGCTCATTCTGCAAACTCCAGTTTGCCCCTGCCGCCATTAGCATCTCTGTCGCGGTGGCATCCCCAATTCGCACCGCCACATGCAGGGGCGTTTCCCTCTTTGCCACATCTCTTCTGTCGATCACAGCCGCTATGGCCTCCGCCCTCCGCTCTTCTGCCAACGATTCCTCCTCCGTCTGGACTGTTCCCGCCTCCGCCAGCCTCGGGAGCGCCGCTATAATCCGCTTCAGAGCCGCATGGTCTCTGCGAGCCACCGCATAGTGGGCGGGGCTGTGCCCATAAGCCGCCGCCACTTCCTCCATGGCCTGAAACTTTCACCGACTGACTAGCGCTGTGGGATTTCATAAAAGGGGAAAGGACCTGCATACAATCTATAATAGCACTTTGCACTCCATTGCAATCTGTCTGCCATTGCTCCCTGCCATGCGCATATAATCAATTCCCCTTTGCTTTTTCGCTTTTGCATATGCTATTTTTGAGTATTAAAGTTGTATTTTGTCCAACGGTAACTTTCGGCCCCAATCAAAGTGCGGAGTAGGCCATTGATTGAACAGTAACGTTGTCGATGCCAACAATATCGCCCCTGATACGGACAAATAGGTAGAGTTGATTGCGGCAAAAGGATGGATTCATATCTGGTTTTGGTTTTTGTCTCTTCCATCAGAGCTTCAATGGTATGGTATTCAATGCTACGTAGTCATTGTCTACATGTCACTCTCATGAGATTGAATGTCTTGGGAATTTGTTGCGTAGTAGTTTTTGGTCAATGTTTCTAATTATTATCATGATCAAAATCTATTAGTTTTGTGTTAATGTTTTGAATCATTATTATGGTCAAAATCTATTAGTTTTGTGTCAATGTTTTGAATCATTATCACGGTCAAAATGTAATAGTTTTCAGCTATCACTATTGTCGTTTTCATGGTTGCCAATGTGAACATAGTTCTTTCATTCATCATTCGCCACCAGTCTCGTGGTGGCAATGCTTTCAATAGGCGACGCTTCGTCTCTCCGTCGCGCGAGGGCTTTGTCTCCAAGTGGGGCTCAGGGGGTGTGGACCCGACCACTAGTGGTGCTAGTGGGTGGTCGGCTTTAGATGGTGATAGGAATTGGCCAGCTATGACAATCTTGCCCTCTCGCACTGATCAAGACAAGGAATTATAGGATGTTGCTACTAAAGAAGGGTTGTCCCTCCCGAATGACAACCCTGGCACCGTTGATCTATGGGTTCCTAAGGATGATAGAGATCCACCTCCTTCGGCCATTGCTTTAACCGCTTAGCAATTTCTCTTTGTGTTTTCTATTCTCAAAGATTGGCCtatgttaaatgtgatttttgGCTATCTAGGCTATGCCCATTTGACTCCTAAGGGTTGATCTCGTATCCCCCTActtttttttgtgaatagtgtactTCATCTTAATAAATGGAAATGGCTACTATTCACcacaaaaaatttagtagttttttATCAATATTGTGAATCATTCTCCGGATCAAAATGTAATAGTTTTgtatcaatgtttcaaatcattaTCACAATAAAAAATTGTTTATTCTATGATTCTTTATCGTGAGAAATAAGATGTTATGAATCATATATTACAATGTGATAAATAAAACGGTTTGAATCATATATTacaattcataaaaaaatattttttttttatgattcattattgcaataaataaaatatttcaagtTCGTtcgatttttttcttcttttttttcatgtATCATATTATGTATCGATAGTTTGCTTGGCTTTAGTTTTTCCCCTTTCATTTTGCTTCATAAAATTAAAAATGAGATTGATAACCCAAATTTGAGCTTAGGATTGTTCATTTCCTTGGTGCTTGGTTTACTAAAAGCTTTTACTTAGCAAAAAACATATATTGGTGTGGTTCATCTTAAATGTTTAACATCTTACAAATTAGAGTCCTTAAAACACTTATTATAGAGTTGTTTTTTAGTTCATGATCTTGAAATGCACTAGTTTGTATCAACGTTGTGAATCATTATCACGAGCAAAATGCTTTAGTTTTCTATCAATGTTGTGAATCATTATCACGACTAAAATGTAGTAGTTTTGTATCAATGTTCTGAATAATTATCACAACAAAAATAGTTTATTTTATGATTCATTAGtacgataaataaataaaatgttttaaatcATATATTACAATGCGA
This window harbors:
- the LOC131063637 gene encoding uncharacterized protein LOC131063637 encodes the protein MEEVAAAYGHSPAHYAVARRDHAALKRIIAALPRLAEAGTVQTEEESLAEERRAEAIAAVIDRRDVAKRETPLHVAVRIGDATATEMLMAAGANWSLQNEQGWSALQEAICARRDHIAMIIMKHYQPMAWAKWCRRLPRLIACMRRMRDFYMEIGFHFESSVIPFIGRIAPSDTYKIWKRDANLRADTTLAGFDGFKIQRSQQSFLFLGEGGRGIAPGSLLMLSHKDKEIMNAFEDAGVPPSDAEVVNEAAAMTHSNVYRPGIDVTGALLVPQSNWRRQEKTEMVGNWKAKVYDMHNVMLSFKSRRVPSQSHVKEESDYDHLLTEDEKRQMERALDLDLDLDLDDGFLVADRPADFNRKGDFYLEKKERFSFSSSSSTKNANIELSFSSSKEEKGWVWGRRSFKDEKGVPSRSSVSIERKGGSKKAEVQQGRRSLDVKRSDFMVAADDGRKWVAREPSVRSRGACPPNDTSTSSQESVYKKGLRPVLWLTPQFPLRTDELLPLLDILADKVKAVRRLRELLTTKLPAGTFPVKVAIPVVPTIKVVITFTKFEELPPSEVFCTPPSSPANLQDLIARDSHTTQEASNSWFHWIKGPPNRSMSGSASPENSSEDVEDPFAIPADYKWTTLDAKKRQVKDKKSKTKKGKRSNSVDIAENNEVEREF